In the Bifidobacterium catenulatum PV20-2 genome, one interval contains:
- the cas4 gene encoding CRISPR-associated protein Cas4, with protein MKGPEGYPEEDWLALSGIQHFSFCKRQWALIHVEQLWSENYLTTAGHLEHERAHDYAASESRGDTLIMRDLRVYSRALGITGACDVVEFHKSNDGVPLHGRDGLWLPYPIEYKHGKSKTIDADRLQLCAEAMCLEEMLACDIPEGALFYRQTKRRERVKLDEDLRSMVEADFLQMHDLFSRGWTPKVKQTRSCSSCSLRDLCLPELRKVKSAKAYIEERLKESGE; from the coding sequence TTCTGCAAACGACAGTGGGCTCTTATCCATGTCGAACAGCTGTGGTCAGAGAATTATTTGACCACAGCTGGGCATCTGGAACATGAACGTGCCCATGATTATGCGGCTTCTGAATCTCGCGGCGATACGCTGATCATGCGGGATTTGAGAGTCTATTCGCGAGCGCTCGGTATAACTGGGGCCTGTGATGTTGTGGAATTCCATAAGTCTAATGATGGTGTTCCGCTTCACGGAAGAGATGGATTGTGGTTGCCGTATCCGATTGAATACAAACACGGCAAATCCAAAACGATTGATGCTGATCGTTTACAGCTATGCGCGGAAGCGATGTGCTTGGAAGAAATGCTTGCGTGTGATATTCCTGAAGGTGCTTTGTTCTATCGGCAGACAAAACGTCGTGAGCGGGTAAAATTGGACGAAGATCTTCGCAGCATGGTCGAAGCTGACTTCTTGCAAATGCATGATCTTTTTTCCCGTGGATGGACTCCTAAAGTGAAACAGACCAGATCGTGTTCGTCATGTTCTCTACGGGATTTGTGCCTGCCTGAATTACGGAAGGTGAAATCGGCAAAAGCATATATCGAAGAACGGCTCAAGGAAAGCGGGGAGTGA